The Corticium candelabrum chromosome 17, ooCorCand1.1, whole genome shotgun sequence genome has a segment encoding these proteins:
- the LOC134193051 gene encoding uncharacterized protein LOC134193051 isoform X2: MKVVQHLFSQVRNRGDNVAQIGSESLSAEDFQKLKENQWLNDNIINFVHEMFETYVNSLRPQRVKRLSSFLFTKISKDLHGAERWTRKINLFQYEIIAIPIHLAQDFHWIEVTIFRKWITKESTLQTSQRLYTSTWPIIYAVSQNFPQQEDPVNCGIWTCMNMLSAAVNNPRLTLNIDPNRIRLWLAARILWVGCRERLTEFTEYYKDNKEDEPEYPVESSPKTIHDQFEEHDDIALSPIPCSNSDTSSNVISFKPESIANLVEGSTIEDMNSFMETHEKNAEDNEEVPPQPKRRKLSDVESNILKHSKRPSFAFTKRMRECLRTRDELTDEHISLAQVLLKAQFPHIDGLQPPLPSRVDDFRTVEQESIQIHKLENEQWVTSSNIGQKVALYYSNFPGFQIDPHLSQQLGVIYQLAALEEDSDSEEQDFQNLSLHVELPYVQQQVRVNDSGLFAIAFAVHLARGEDLTTAKYDQQQMREHLAKCFRRKSLTPFPLETNISNKQRPSKRRGTTIELCRMCLMPATYDNSSVCPQHINILEPDNLEEESHGSSNGTDLFL, from the exons ATGAAAGTG GTTCAACACCTATTCAGTCAAGTTAGAAATAGAGGTGACAATGTGGCACAAATTGGATCAGAAAGCCTAAGTGCAGAAGATTTCCAAAAACTGAAAGAAAATCAATGGCTTAACGACAAC ATTATAAACTTCGTGCACGAAATGTTTGAAACTTACGTGAATTCGTTG agacCGCAACGTGTTAAGCGTTTGTCCAGCTTTTTGTTTACAAAGATATCGAAAGACCTCCATGGAGCAGAACGCTGGACAAGAAAG ATTAATCTGTTTCAATACGAAATAATTGCAATTCCAATTCACTTAGCGCAAGACTTTCATTGGATTGAAGTG ACTATTTTCAGAAAATGGATAACCAAAGAAAGTACTTTGCAGACTAGTCAAAGGCTGTATACTTCAACATGGCCAATTATCTACGCTGTTTCACAA AATTTTCCACAACAAGAAGACCCAGTCAATTGCGGAATCTGGACATGCATG AATATGCTATCGGCTGCTGTAAACAACCCAAGATTAACTCTTAAT ATCGATCCTAACCGTATTCGTCTCTGGTTGGCCGCAAGAATCTTGTGGGTCGGCTGCAGAGAAAG GTTGACTGAGTTCACTGAGTACTACAAAGATAACAAAGAAGATGAACCAGAATACCCCGTAGAAAGCAGTCCAAAGACCATACACGATCAGTTTGAAGAA cATGATGATATAGCTCTTTCTCCGATACCTTGTTCTAACTCTGATACTTCATCAAATGTG ATTTCCTTCAAACCTGAATCAATTGCCAACCTTGTAGAAGGATCGACTATAGAAGATATGAACAG TTTCATGGAGACACATGAG AAGAATGCTGAAGATAATGAAGAAGTTCCACCACAACCCAAACGCAGAAAGCTTTCTGATGTTGAAAGCAACATTTTGAAG CATTCCAAAAGACCAAGCTTCGCCTTTACGAAACGGATGAGAGAATGTCTTAGAACTAGAGACGAACTTACAGATGAACACATTTCTTTGGCGCAAGTTCTTTTGAAAGCACAGTTCCCCCACATAGACGGCCTTCAACCTCCCTTGCCATCAAGGGTTGATGATTTCAGGACAGTGGAACAGGAAAGCATACAAATCCACAAACTGGAGAATGAACAATGGGTAACGTCCAGCAACATCGGGCAAAAAGTTGCCCTTTATTACAGCAATTTTCCAGGGTTCCAAATTGATCCACATCTAAGCCAACAACTGGGAGTGATTTACCAGCTTGCTGCGTTGGAAGAGGACAGCGATAGTGAAGAACAGGATTTTCAAAACCTATCCTTGCATGTAGAATTGCCCTATGTGCAGCAGCAAGTGAGGGTCAATGACAGTGGTCTTTTTGCTATTGCATTCGCAGTGCATCTAGCACGTGGAGAAGACTTAACCACCGCGAAATATGACCAGCAACAAATGAGAGAACATCTTGCCAAATGTTTTAGACGAAAGTCATTGACTCCGTTTCCGCTGGAGACTAACATATCTAATAAACAGCGTCCGTCTAAACGCAGAGGTACAACAATTGAGCTATGCAGAATGTGTCTAATGCCTGCGACATATGACAATTCGAGTGTCTGCCCACAGCACATCAACATCTTGGAGCCAGACAATTTAGAAGAGGAATCGCACGGTAGTAGCAACGGTACagatttatttttataa
- the LOC134193051 gene encoding uncharacterized protein LOC134193051 isoform X1 gives MKVVQHLFSQVRNRGDNVAQIGSESLSAEDFQKLKENQWLNDNIINFVHEMFETYVNSLRPQRVKRLSSFLFTKISKDLHGAERWTRKINLFQYEIIAIPIHLAQDFHWIEVVIDLCHQCFLVFDSFGGNHHSVVDILKKWITKESTLQTSQRLYTSTWPIIYAVSQNFPQQEDPVNCGIWTCMNMLSAAVNNPRLTLNIDPNRIRLWLAARILWVGCRERLTEFTEYYKDNKEDEPEYPVESSPKTIHDQFEEHDDIALSPIPCSNSDTSSNVISFKPESIANLVEGSTIEDMNSFMETHEKNAEDNEEVPPQPKRRKLSDVESNILKHSKRPSFAFTKRMRECLRTRDELTDEHISLAQVLLKAQFPHIDGLQPPLPSRVDDFRTVEQESIQIHKLENEQWVTSSNIGQKVALYYSNFPGFQIDPHLSQQLGVIYQLAALEEDSDSEEQDFQNLSLHVELPYVQQQVRVNDSGLFAIAFAVHLARGEDLTTAKYDQQQMREHLAKCFRRKSLTPFPLETNISNKQRPSKRRGTTIELCRMCLMPATYDNSSVCPQHINILEPDNLEEESHGSSNGTDLFL, from the exons ATGAAAGTG GTTCAACACCTATTCAGTCAAGTTAGAAATAGAGGTGACAATGTGGCACAAATTGGATCAGAAAGCCTAAGTGCAGAAGATTTCCAAAAACTGAAAGAAAATCAATGGCTTAACGACAAC ATTATAAACTTCGTGCACGAAATGTTTGAAACTTACGTGAATTCGTTG agacCGCAACGTGTTAAGCGTTTGTCCAGCTTTTTGTTTACAAAGATATCGAAAGACCTCCATGGAGCAGAACGCTGGACAAGAAAG ATTAATCTGTTTCAATACGAAATAATTGCAATTCCAATTCACTTAGCGCAAGACTTTCATTGGATTGAAGTG GTTATAGACCTTTGTCATCAGTGCTTTTTGGTATTCGATTCATTTGGAGGAAACCATCATTCCGTTGTGGATATTTTAAA AAAATGGATAACCAAAGAAAGTACTTTGCAGACTAGTCAAAGGCTGTATACTTCAACATGGCCAATTATCTACGCTGTTTCACAA AATTTTCCACAACAAGAAGACCCAGTCAATTGCGGAATCTGGACATGCATG AATATGCTATCGGCTGCTGTAAACAACCCAAGATTAACTCTTAAT ATCGATCCTAACCGTATTCGTCTCTGGTTGGCCGCAAGAATCTTGTGGGTCGGCTGCAGAGAAAG GTTGACTGAGTTCACTGAGTACTACAAAGATAACAAAGAAGATGAACCAGAATACCCCGTAGAAAGCAGTCCAAAGACCATACACGATCAGTTTGAAGAA cATGATGATATAGCTCTTTCTCCGATACCTTGTTCTAACTCTGATACTTCATCAAATGTG ATTTCCTTCAAACCTGAATCAATTGCCAACCTTGTAGAAGGATCGACTATAGAAGATATGAACAG TTTCATGGAGACACATGAG AAGAATGCTGAAGATAATGAAGAAGTTCCACCACAACCCAAACGCAGAAAGCTTTCTGATGTTGAAAGCAACATTTTGAAG CATTCCAAAAGACCAAGCTTCGCCTTTACGAAACGGATGAGAGAATGTCTTAGAACTAGAGACGAACTTACAGATGAACACATTTCTTTGGCGCAAGTTCTTTTGAAAGCACAGTTCCCCCACATAGACGGCCTTCAACCTCCCTTGCCATCAAGGGTTGATGATTTCAGGACAGTGGAACAGGAAAGCATACAAATCCACAAACTGGAGAATGAACAATGGGTAACGTCCAGCAACATCGGGCAAAAAGTTGCCCTTTATTACAGCAATTTTCCAGGGTTCCAAATTGATCCACATCTAAGCCAACAACTGGGAGTGATTTACCAGCTTGCTGCGTTGGAAGAGGACAGCGATAGTGAAGAACAGGATTTTCAAAACCTATCCTTGCATGTAGAATTGCCCTATGTGCAGCAGCAAGTGAGGGTCAATGACAGTGGTCTTTTTGCTATTGCATTCGCAGTGCATCTAGCACGTGGAGAAGACTTAACCACCGCGAAATATGACCAGCAACAAATGAGAGAACATCTTGCCAAATGTTTTAGACGAAAGTCATTGACTCCGTTTCCGCTGGAGACTAACATATCTAATAAACAGCGTCCGTCTAAACGCAGAGGTACAACAATTGAGCTATGCAGAATGTGTCTAATGCCTGCGACATATGACAATTCGAGTGTCTGCCCACAGCACATCAACATCTTGGAGCCAGACAATTTAGAAGAGGAATCGCACGGTAGTAGCAACGGTACagatttatttttataa